Proteins encoded together in one Kitasatospora albolonga window:
- a CDS encoding alkene reductase, which produces MEETMYELFAPLRVGKTTLPNRLVMAPMTRSRSVDRSVNALTAEYYAQRAGAGLIITEGTQPSVIGQGYIDTPGLHSAEQAAAWRGVTDAVHAAGGRIFVQLMHSGRVGHPSLYPDGALPLAPSAIATGGQMYTPEGKVDHPVPREMTLEDIARTVEDFVSAAQYAVEAGFDGVELHGANGYLIQQFLADGSNHRTDVYGGSVENRVRFADEVARAVSDAIGPERVGIRLSPGSTSEGVSESDPAGLYRTLIRTLAPYNLAYVHIMEFGHREVTELIRAEWPGTLILNPHRTGAEPSVTPEVALQVVRDGLADAVSIGSLWLANPDLDRRIQAGGPYNTPDPSTFYGGDHRGYTDYPTLSA; this is translated from the coding sequence ATGGAGGAGACCATGTACGAGCTGTTCGCACCCCTGCGCGTGGGCAAGACGACCCTGCCGAACCGCCTGGTGATGGCGCCGATGACCCGCAGCCGCTCCGTCGACCGCTCGGTGAACGCGCTGACCGCCGAGTACTACGCCCAGCGGGCCGGGGCCGGGCTGATCATCACCGAGGGCACCCAGCCGAGCGTGATCGGCCAGGGCTACATCGACACCCCCGGTCTGCACTCGGCGGAGCAGGCCGCTGCCTGGCGCGGGGTGACCGACGCCGTGCACGCGGCGGGCGGCCGGATCTTCGTCCAGCTCATGCACTCCGGCCGGGTGGGCCACCCCAGCCTCTACCCGGACGGTGCTCTTCCGCTGGCTCCCTCGGCCATCGCCACCGGCGGGCAGATGTACACCCCCGAGGGCAAGGTCGACCACCCCGTTCCGCGCGAGATGACCCTGGAGGACATAGCGCGGACGGTGGAGGACTTCGTATCGGCCGCCCAGTACGCGGTGGAGGCCGGGTTCGACGGGGTGGAGCTGCACGGGGCCAACGGCTACCTGATCCAGCAGTTCCTCGCCGACGGCTCCAACCACCGCACCGATGTCTACGGCGGCTCGGTGGAGAACCGGGTGCGGTTCGCGGACGAGGTGGCGCGGGCCGTCAGCGACGCCATCGGGCCCGAGCGCGTGGGCATCCGCCTCTCCCCCGGGTCGACCAGCGAGGGCGTCAGCGAGAGCGACCCGGCCGGGCTGTACCGCACGCTGATCCGCACGCTGGCGCCGTACAACCTCGCTTACGTGCACATCATGGAGTTCGGCCACCGCGAGGTCACCGAGCTGATCCGCGCCGAGTGGCCGGGCACGCTGATCCTCAACCCGCACCGGACCGGCGCGGAGCCGTCGGTGACCCCCGAGGTCGCGCTCCAGGTGGTGCGGGACGGTCTCGCCGACGCGGTCAGCATCGGCTCGCTCTGGCTCGCCAACCCGGACCTGGACCGGCGCATCCAGGCCGGTGGCCCGTACAACACGCCGGACCCGAGCACCTTCTACGGCGGCGACCACCGGGGCTACACCGACTACCCCACGCTGTCCGCCTGA
- a CDS encoding helix-turn-helix transcriptional regulator: MLYGRTTEQERLERLVAGARAGRSGALLVRGEAGIGKTALLDWLAGTAVRDDGEDGRPLRVLRVTGIEPEADLAFGGLVQLLWPVQDRLDALPGPQAAALRAVLGTGQERGPDRFLTGLAVLTVLADLADDGPVLCLVDDAQWLDQATAEALLFAARRLAAEGVAMVLAGRDDGFTAPGIPELRLNRLDFEDSSRLLAERGAAPALRSQIIAASAGNPLALIEFDSARREQQYQHDPLPVADRVLSGFRSQIGRLPERTRLMMLIAAAEARGDLPMLLRASELLGVDLGDLEEAERNGLLYVMDGIVTFRHPLIASATYQGAVLARRIAVHRALADAAEDPDCRARHLLAVANGPDQEIALELAAAAGRARDRTAYAAASGLYRHAARIAADHRQRAAWLTEAATLALAAGHTSQADRLAGEADELTDEPAVGARVASVRAAVAFELGDRREAARGLLARAGDTATAETAGLLRTAAAYGWLAGDGETVRAAAGRLAAGDCADPLVEGLERLCEDDAEHGLPLLARFLEGGLDASAGPGADGQAVRMLALTCGLVLGDDAAALELASAEVRRCRSEALIGELPYALDILTRVQLLTGHHRDAEAGVAEAEEIARGTGMRRRLARLGGVRARIAAIEGDARRVREIAEATPEALRTGVDCAHVLLDLGLGDFEAALTRLDPPPPGPDRYTWLSLSTAADQIEAAVRLGRPERAEEAMRHFENWARAGAAAAPWAQAVVLRCRALLGDRPEDYTQALRLHEKGGRPFERARTELLYGEWLRRARRRNEARGVLRSALATFESLRAEPWMRRAAAELQATGEHRVSARMPADNPIDRLTPQELQVVRLAKDGSSSREIAAQLFLSPRTVEHHLYKAYPKLGVGSRQELVLLDLT; encoded by the coding sequence GTGCTGTACGGGCGAACCACCGAGCAGGAGCGGCTGGAGCGGCTGGTGGCCGGGGCACGTGCCGGGCGCAGCGGCGCTCTCCTGGTGCGTGGCGAGGCGGGCATCGGCAAGACGGCCCTGCTCGACTGGCTCGCCGGGACGGCGGTGCGGGACGACGGGGAGGACGGCCGCCCGCTGCGCGTCCTGCGGGTCACCGGTATCGAGCCGGAAGCCGATCTGGCCTTCGGCGGCCTGGTCCAGCTGCTGTGGCCGGTGCAGGACCGCCTGGACGCCCTGCCCGGACCCCAGGCCGCCGCGCTGCGGGCGGTCCTCGGCACCGGACAGGAGCGCGGGCCGGACCGCTTCCTCACCGGGCTCGCGGTGCTCACCGTCCTCGCCGATCTCGCCGACGACGGCCCCGTCCTGTGCCTGGTCGACGACGCCCAGTGGCTGGACCAGGCCACGGCCGAGGCCCTGCTGTTCGCCGCCCGCCGACTGGCCGCCGAGGGGGTGGCCATGGTGCTGGCGGGCCGGGACGACGGCTTCACCGCCCCGGGCATCCCGGAGCTGCGGCTGAACCGGCTGGACTTCGAGGACTCCTCGCGGCTGCTGGCCGAACGCGGCGCCGCGCCCGCGCTGCGCTCCCAGATCATCGCCGCGTCCGCGGGGAACCCCCTCGCGCTCATCGAGTTCGACTCCGCGCGGCGCGAGCAGCAGTACCAGCACGACCCGCTGCCGGTCGCGGACCGGGTGCTCTCGGGCTTCCGTTCGCAGATCGGCAGGCTGCCGGAGCGCACCCGGCTGATGATGCTCATCGCGGCGGCCGAGGCACGCGGCGATCTGCCCATGCTGCTGCGGGCGTCGGAGCTGCTGGGCGTGGACCTCGGCGACCTGGAGGAGGCCGAGCGGAACGGTCTGCTGTACGTCATGGACGGCATCGTCACGTTCCGGCATCCGCTGATCGCCTCGGCGACGTACCAGGGTGCGGTGCTCGCCCGCCGGATCGCCGTGCACCGGGCGCTGGCCGATGCCGCCGAGGACCCCGACTGCCGTGCCCGGCACCTGCTGGCGGTGGCCAACGGGCCCGACCAGGAGATCGCCCTGGAGCTGGCCGCAGCGGCCGGGCGGGCCCGGGACCGTACCGCGTACGCGGCGGCCTCCGGCCTGTACCGGCACGCCGCCCGGATCGCCGCCGACCACCGGCAGCGCGCCGCCTGGCTGACCGAAGCGGCCACGCTGGCCCTCGCGGCGGGCCACACCTCGCAGGCGGACCGGCTCGCCGGGGAGGCCGACGAGCTGACCGACGAACCGGCCGTCGGAGCCCGGGTCGCCTCGGTCCGCGCGGCGGTCGCCTTCGAGCTGGGCGACCGGAGGGAAGCCGCCCGCGGCCTGCTGGCCCGCGCCGGGGACACCGCCACCGCGGAGACGGCCGGCCTGCTCCGTACCGCCGCCGCCTACGGCTGGCTGGCCGGAGACGGGGAGACGGTGCGCGCCGCCGCCGGTCGGCTCGCGGCGGGCGACTGCGCCGATCCGCTGGTCGAGGGGCTGGAGCGGCTCTGCGAGGACGACGCCGAGCACGGACTGCCGCTGCTCGCCCGGTTCCTGGAGGGAGGGCTCGACGCATCCGCCGGACCCGGGGCCGACGGCCAGGCCGTCCGGATGCTCGCGCTCACCTGCGGCCTGGTCCTCGGCGACGACGCGGCGGCGCTCGAGCTCGCCTCGGCGGAGGTGCGACGGTGCCGCTCCGAGGCCCTGATCGGCGAACTCCCGTACGCCCTCGACATCCTGACGCGCGTTCAGCTGCTGACGGGACACCACCGGGACGCCGAGGCGGGGGTCGCGGAGGCGGAGGAGATCGCCCGGGGCACCGGGATGCGCAGGCGCCTGGCCCGCCTCGGCGGGGTGCGCGCGCGGATCGCGGCCATCGAGGGGGACGCGCGGCGCGTCCGGGAGATCGCGGAGGCCACGCCCGAGGCCCTGCGCACCGGAGTGGACTGCGCACACGTCCTGCTCGACCTGGGGCTGGGCGACTTCGAGGCGGCCCTCACCCGGCTGGACCCGCCGCCGCCCGGCCCGGACCGGTACACCTGGCTGTCCCTGTCCACCGCCGCCGACCAGATCGAGGCCGCGGTGCGGCTCGGCCGGCCGGAGCGCGCCGAGGAGGCGATGCGCCACTTCGAGAACTGGGCCCGGGCCGGAGCGGCCGCCGCGCCCTGGGCGCAGGCGGTGGTACTCAGATGCCGGGCGCTCCTCGGCGACCGGCCGGAGGACTACACACAGGCGTTGCGCCTGCACGAGAAGGGGGGCCGCCCCTTCGAACGCGCCCGCACCGAACTCCTGTACGGGGAGTGGCTGCGCCGGGCCCGGCGGCGCAACGAGGCACGGGGCGTGCTGCGTTCCGCCCTGGCCACCTTCGAGAGCCTGCGCGCGGAGCCCTGGATGCGCCGGGCCGCGGCCGAGCTCCAGGCCACAGGAGAACACCGGGTGTCGGCCCGGATGCCCGCGGACAACCCGATCGACCGGCTGACCCCGCAGGAGCTCCAGGTGGTGCGGCTGGCCAAGGACGGCAGCAGCAGCCGGGAGATCGCCGCGCAGCTCTTCCTCAGCCCGCGCACGGTCGAGCACCACCTCTACAAGGCGTATCCGAAGCTCGGCGTGGGGTCGCGCCAGGAGCTCGTGCTCCTCGACCTGACCTGA
- a CDS encoding DUF397 domain-containing protein: protein MQEFTNGMAANLIPGQWVKSRKSEANGMCIELAALPQGGIAIRNSTDPDGAALIVRNAELEAFVDGAKKGEFDSLCSLN from the coding sequence ATGCAGGAGTTCACGAACGGCATGGCTGCTAACCTCATCCCGGGCCAGTGGGTGAAGAGCCGCAAGTCCGAAGCAAACGGCATGTGCATCGAACTCGCCGCGCTGCCCCAGGGCGGCATCGCGATCCGCAACTCGACCGACCCCGACGGTGCCGCGTTGATCGTCAGGAACGCGGAGCTGGAAGCATTCGTCGACGGTGCCAAGAAGGGCGAGTTCGACTCCCTCTGCTCCCTCAACTAG